A stretch of Myceligenerans xiligouense DNA encodes these proteins:
- a CDS encoding sulfotransferase: MSSTSSAALSGATDNRPWNAHDLVFVGGMHRSGTTLVADLISRNSVASGLSGTGVPMDEGEHIQDVYVRAWHRTDDWAFDSRLHVTENDITPDAAMRLWMSWSPYWDLSKRLLVEKSPRNLTKTRYLQALYPGARFVVVTRHPVIQALAVRKWATGRTGRWGIGFTHLVEHWLHAHDLFMQDAAHIEHLHVIRYELLMRHPTAELGRLSAFLGVPGKPVATVQASRSSGYERTWKSGRIDLLRQVSEHVNRSPASLWATKGEFARKVSDSLLLPRYRELIRERLGDRIRQHGYDVDRLDDVTPWDPVPKERMAP; encoded by the coding sequence GTGTCTTCTACTTCTAGCGCGGCCCTGTCCGGCGCCACCGACAACCGGCCATGGAACGCGCACGACCTCGTGTTCGTGGGCGGGATGCATCGTAGCGGGACGACCTTGGTTGCTGACTTGATAAGCCGGAATTCGGTTGCTTCAGGGCTATCTGGAACCGGAGTTCCGATGGATGAGGGCGAGCATATTCAGGACGTGTATGTCAGAGCGTGGCATCGCACGGACGATTGGGCGTTCGACTCTCGACTTCACGTCACAGAAAATGACATAACACCTGACGCTGCCATGCGCCTCTGGATGTCGTGGTCACCCTACTGGGATCTGAGCAAGCGACTCCTCGTCGAGAAATCTCCACGGAACCTGACAAAGACCCGCTACCTCCAGGCCTTGTATCCAGGAGCACGCTTCGTCGTCGTCACGCGCCACCCGGTGATTCAAGCTCTCGCCGTGCGGAAGTGGGCGACGGGGCGGACCGGCCGTTGGGGAATCGGGTTTACTCACTTGGTAGAACACTGGCTGCACGCCCACGACCTGTTCATGCAAGACGCAGCCCACATCGAGCACCTCCACGTAATCCGGTACGAACTGCTCATGCGCCACCCGACGGCTGAGCTCGGACGCCTGTCCGCGTTCCTGGGCGTCCCTGGGAAACCCGTAGCGACAGTTCAAGCCAGTCGCAGTTCGGGGTACGAGAGGACGTGGAAGTCCGGAAGGATCGACCTCCTGCGTCAGGTTTCAGAGCACGTGAACCGCTCGCCAGCTTCGCTCTGGGCGACCAAGGGTGAGTTCGCGCGAAAGGTCTCGGACTCACTCCTACTACCTCGGTACCGCGAACTGATCCGCGAGCGCCTGGGTGACCGCATCCGACAGCATGGGTACGACGTCGACCGGCTCGATGACGTGACGCCATGGGATCCAGTACCCAAAGAGAGGATGGCGCCGTAG
- a CDS encoding glycosyltransferase: MYSVVIPCYNGEKTLGRQLDALLNQDFKGDFEVVVANNRSTDSTREIVEKYRALDPKFRMVSANEAQGINHARNAGVRASHGDFILLCDDDDIVLPGWLGAMDEARRRGHMCLGGLTEHRLRDDTYLFDQPGIIHVPWPEIPRPIGANCGFARQVFDQIGGFDESIVEGPDDTDFFWRAHFAGYPSHAVPKARIIYYVKSDLDQLLRQGFRRGSGRVKLYRKYRSKGMPRMSILKSVPKFLTGTVLAVFAPKRSSMKRRTVQYVGFQVGCIAGSFRERVFYF, translated from the coding sequence ATGTATTCGGTTGTCATACCGTGCTACAACGGCGAGAAGACACTCGGACGCCAGCTTGACGCTCTGCTGAACCAAGATTTCAAGGGCGACTTCGAGGTGGTCGTTGCGAACAACAGGTCCACGGATTCTACCCGCGAGATCGTCGAGAAGTACCGGGCGCTGGACCCGAAATTCCGAATGGTCTCGGCAAACGAGGCACAGGGCATCAACCACGCCCGAAATGCCGGCGTCCGGGCTTCGCATGGCGATTTCATCCTGCTCTGCGACGACGACGACATCGTGCTCCCTGGCTGGCTCGGCGCGATGGACGAGGCGCGGCGGCGGGGGCATATGTGTCTGGGTGGCCTGACCGAGCACCGACTGCGCGACGACACCTACTTGTTCGACCAGCCGGGCATCATTCACGTGCCCTGGCCTGAGATCCCACGTCCCATCGGCGCCAACTGCGGCTTTGCACGACAGGTATTCGACCAGATCGGCGGGTTTGACGAGTCGATCGTCGAGGGGCCCGACGACACCGACTTCTTCTGGCGCGCCCACTTCGCCGGGTACCCGTCACACGCCGTGCCAAAGGCACGGATCATCTACTACGTCAAGAGCGACCTGGACCAGCTCCTGCGGCAGGGATTCCGTCGGGGCAGCGGCCGGGTCAAGCTCTACCGCAAGTACCGGAGCAAAGGCATGCCTCGCATGTCCATTCTCAAGTCCGTGCCAAAATTTCTCACCGGGACGGTGCTGGCCGTCTTCGCGCCGAAGCGATCCAGCATGAAGCGGCGGACAGTCCAGTACGTGGGATTCCAGGTTGGCTGTATTGCAGGGAGTTTCCGAGAGCGTGTCTTCTACTTCTAG
- a CDS encoding sulfotransferase family protein — MKRTFVVGYPRSGTTLVQSILGGHPDIATFPETHFFEGVVLRWRPGRWTGLVRPDAFRIRTRLRDARIGWLPGPGDLARPGLGSWSRRFVGALDTAARDVGADAWVEKTPGHYGFVPEISQHVEGARFVHVVRSGLDAIASYHRAVTEDPAAWGGRKCWFDLSPMGLAQRWVDAVTTTLSYAGDDRHHVIWYDDMVRAPAGVARDAFTWIGLDASERTVQGALRERTAVAADVVLGSETWKSGNTREIGIRESTEWVERVRAGITPTMGAMIEDLDMRVSRLLVDLVAARVNRTVAEDQSSQLQ, encoded by the coding sequence GTGAAACGCACCTTCGTCGTCGGATATCCGCGGTCAGGAACTACTCTCGTCCAGTCGATCCTTGGCGGGCATCCCGATATCGCCACGTTTCCCGAGACGCACTTCTTCGAGGGGGTCGTTCTCCGGTGGCGGCCCGGGCGCTGGACCGGGCTCGTTCGGCCCGATGCGTTCCGCATCCGCACCCGGCTCCGGGACGCACGCATCGGATGGCTGCCCGGCCCGGGCGACCTGGCTCGGCCCGGCCTCGGCTCGTGGTCACGCCGGTTCGTTGGGGCGCTCGACACCGCCGCCCGCGATGTCGGTGCCGACGCCTGGGTCGAGAAGACCCCCGGGCACTACGGGTTCGTCCCGGAGATTAGCCAGCATGTCGAGGGCGCGAGGTTCGTCCACGTGGTGCGGTCCGGCCTGGACGCCATAGCTTCCTACCACCGCGCCGTGACGGAGGACCCCGCGGCGTGGGGAGGCCGGAAGTGTTGGTTCGACCTGTCTCCCATGGGCCTGGCGCAGCGATGGGTCGACGCGGTGACCACCACGCTGTCCTACGCGGGCGACGACCGACACCACGTCATCTGGTACGACGACATGGTGAGGGCTCCCGCCGGTGTCGCGCGTGACGCGTTCACCTGGATAGGGCTGGACGCATCCGAAAGGACCGTGCAGGGCGCTCTGCGCGAGCGGACAGCTGTCGCGGCGGATGTCGTACTCGGCTCGGAGACATGGAAGTCGGGCAACACCCGGGAGATCGGCATACGAGAGAGCACTGAGTGGGTGGAACGTGTCCGAGCGGGCATCACCCCGACGATGGGGGCAATGATCGAAGACCTTGACATGCGGGTCTCGCGGCTTCTGGTGGATCTGGTCGCAGCCCGCGTGAACCGCACGGTCGCCGAAGATCAGAGTTCCCAACTGCAGTGA
- a CDS encoding Fic family protein, translated as MTLTRSAFFDRIATSDHLTPDYADDVLVRIAHHSSAIEGNSLTVSDTVTLLVDEIAPSGGKSMRELYEVANHREALASVVEHSASGERLSGTFIRTVHGELLDHIRDDHGQWKTTQNAILGSRVETAEPADVPWLMEQWAENAQWQAENLKGSAAIEAIASAHADFERIHPFADGNGRTGRMLIMWQTLTAFGLPLIIEVDRRDEYIAALDDDDRPALARLLANCLLDERDRARKFGVDVERSEARER; from the coding sequence ATGACCCTCACCCGGAGCGCGTTCTTCGACCGGATCGCGACGTCGGACCATCTGACCCCCGACTACGCGGACGACGTCCTCGTGCGCATCGCCCACCACTCCTCGGCGATCGAAGGCAACAGCCTCACGGTCTCGGACACGGTCACCCTCCTGGTCGACGAGATCGCCCCCTCCGGCGGGAAGTCGATGCGCGAGCTCTACGAGGTGGCCAACCACCGGGAGGCTCTGGCGTCCGTCGTCGAGCACTCGGCGTCCGGGGAACGCCTCTCCGGGACCTTCATCCGCACGGTGCACGGCGAACTCCTGGATCACATCCGCGACGACCACGGACAGTGGAAGACGACGCAGAACGCGATCCTCGGTTCACGCGTCGAGACCGCCGAACCTGCCGACGTGCCGTGGCTCATGGAACAGTGGGCGGAAAACGCCCAGTGGCAGGCCGAGAACCTCAAGGGCTCGGCGGCGATCGAGGCCATCGCCTCCGCCCACGCCGACTTCGAACGGATCCACCCGTTCGCCGACGGCAACGGCCGCACCGGACGGATGCTCATCATGTGGCAGACCCTCACGGCGTTCGGCCTTCCGCTGATCATCGAGGTCGACCGCCGCGACGAGTACATCGCCGCGCTCGACGACGACGACCGGCCCGCGCTCGCCAGACTGCTCGCCAACTGCTTGCTGGACGAACGGGACCGTGCCAGGAAGTTCGGGGTGGACGTCGAGCGCTCCGAAGCACGGGAGCGGTGA
- a CDS encoding AbrB/MazE/SpoVT family DNA-binding domain-containing protein, giving the protein MRRKIITVGTSAGITISPADLRALGLSVGDTVEVTAHDGAIEVKPVRKRSDLSYDDVMARMDREFT; this is encoded by the coding sequence ATGCGCAGGAAGATCATCACTGTCGGCACGTCCGCCGGGATCACCATCTCACCGGCGGACCTCAGGGCGCTCGGCCTTTCGGTCGGCGACACGGTCGAGGTCACGGCGCACGACGGCGCGATCGAGGTGAAGCCCGTCCGCAAGCGTTCCGACCTCTCGTACGACGACGTCATGGCCCGGATGGATCGGGAGTTCACCTGA